From the Salarias fasciatus chromosome 16, fSalaFa1.1, whole genome shotgun sequence genome, one window contains:
- the col4a2 gene encoding collagen alpha-2(IV) chain isoform X2, with product MPGQHSRGQSGLSRLLLLCLSVAILASGVHAGGKKHSGPCGGRDCSGGCQCFPEKGARGDPGPLGPQGPQGPPGRPGEAGIEGPKGHKGDQGRGGHVGQKGNVGMTGVPGFSGNDGIPGHPGQAGPRGKPGADGCNGTHGESGLPGESGFDGAPGFPGLAGRKGEKGDTLEMSVYMQRFRGDPGAPGFDGINGPPGLPGWEGNRGFPGPKGPPGPPGPPGPKGTMTKVFKGVKGDQGEIGLPGPPGNATRPHIGPPTDHQQGPPGEKGLKGEKGDLVDNTGETGVMGFPGLRGPSGGVGRAGPRGDSGETGPKGFIGRKGERGEAGELISSGPSWPWSSVGGQAGPLGEQGPQGERGAIGDQGIPGPPGRPASDTQQQAWDYFGPFGFKGERGEKGQQGEKGLPATIPGRPGVDGRPGDQGPPGPPGSLANLFKGAPGGRGRPGNAGSKGLKGDHGDCLCSNAIPGSPGPAGARGDPGMTGEFGRQGDQGDQGRDGQDGYPGPAGLSGEPGPKGKKGDTLAVTQKGHAGDRGDSGTDGEPGTPGAVGLNGLPGFPGSRGLPGEGVSGKKGDKGYPGNPGRPGADGLRGEPGADLVGFKGQPGLPGDDGIPGYPGVQGTPGAPGGCSPAGDGGQVDVTGPCDTYPGPPGLPGPPGPSGLPGVSGVSGPKGSPGLPGAYGDKGLLGERGRGGAPGPRGFAGPRGDFGVPGTKGSVGIPGLNGVPGRYGDRGEKGFHGEVLGASPGPPGDRGPPGLQGDRGLNGEPGNPGYEGMVGMPGMIGFKGTSGPSGLQGEEGRPGPAGRYGFPGDPGFAGQPGPRGAVGQPGLTGSRGAEGDPGAPGPVGLKGTPGEYGSIGATGDLGPSGDPGWFGASGRPGPPGMKGKKGSPGMGGFEGVKGTQGLQGVSGLKGQVGDPGQAGPKGLMGQIGEKGDRGQPGLPGDKPIINKQIINTMKGVKGDTGPGGGQGFPGPRGFKGFPGVPGLEGSHGLPGDPSSVKGYHGDPGAEGLQGIKGMPGLTGNRGIMGFDGMPGNTGGKGSPGAYGASGYKGQKGFKGEKGLRIDLPGFPGLRGELGFTGQIGDPGLLGTTGDRGTPGFGGIDGRKGERGDPGGAGYPGSDGQSGVPGNQGQKGFPGIPGKDGRPGSPGFPGGKGYPGIKGLYGLDGLKGQKGFSGAPGVDNIGSTGVPGLKGQKGDFGDPNSQPGVRGTVGLKGFQGPQGDYGQPGAAGFPGPVGPDGKPGRPGLSGEPGAKGSPGLQGFPGSRGNAGVTGLSGEKGQPGLNGFPGLPGLKGFKGDYGPGGYRGLDGVFGKKGVKGEQGLMGYPGVTGVKGERGPAGPKGNPGLTGFRGQPGTPGPIPLPIKIPGERGLPGPQGILGPRGASGEPGPHGPPGDAGFMGPIGQKGMPGISGTPGTPGFRGELGQMGHSGLQGMEGRRGSPGVSGLPGMPGRSVSVGYLLVKHSQAEQTPMCPVGMSKLWDGYSLLYLEGQEKAHNQDLGLAGSCLPRFSTMPFLYCNPGDLCYYASRNDKSYWLSTTAPLPMMPVEEAEIKPYISRCSVCEAPSVAIAIHSQDITIPQCPAGWRSLWIGYSFLMHTAAGNEGGGQSLSSPGSCLEDFRTTPFIECNGAKGTCHYFANKHSFWLTSVDQSFHTEPAAETLKAGQLLSRISRCQVCMKNL from the exons GGTGATCCAGGGCCTCTTGGTCCTCAAGGGCCTCAGGGGCCTCCAGGTAGACCAGGAGAAGCAGGTATCGAAGGGCCAAAGGGCCACAAAGGTGACCAAGGCCGCGGCGGTCATGTAGGCCAAAAAGGAAACGTG GGAATGACCGGCGTGCCCGGCTTCTCCGGAAACGACGGTATTCCT GGCCACCCGGGGCAAGCCGGACCCCGAGGGAAGCCCGGAGCGGACGGCTGCAACGGCACCCACGGGGAGTCGGGGCTGCCGGGGGAATCTGGCTTCGACGGTGCGCCTGGGTTTCCT GGACTAGCGGGGAGGAaaggagaaaaaggagacaCTCTGGAGATGAGTGTGTACATGCAGCGTTTCAGG GGAGACCCGGGAGCGCCAGGATTCGACGGGATAAAT gGTCCTCCAGGACTTCCAGGTTGGGAAGGTAACAGAGGGTTTCCGGGACCGAAG GGCCCCCCAGGGCCTCCAGGCCCCCCAGGTCCAAAG GGTACGATGACCAAAGTGTTTAAAGGAGTCAAAGGAGATCAG GGGGAGATCGGCCTCCCAGGACCCCCGGGAAACGCCACCCGTCCACATATCGGCCCGCCCACTGATCATCAACAG GGGCCTCCTGGAGAAAAAGGTCTCAAGGGAGAAAAAGGAGACCTG GTTGACAACACAGGAGAGACTGGAGTGATGGGGTTCCCGGGCTTACGG GGTCCGTCGGGCGGAGTGGGAAGAGCTGGACCGAGG GGCGATTCTGGTGAAACGGGACCAAAAGGCTTTATTGGTCGGAAG GGAGAAAGAGGTGAAGCAGGAGAGCTGATTTCATCGGGGCCTTCGTGGCCGTGGTCCTCCGTCG GTGGTCAAGCTGGTCCTCTGGGTGAACAGGGtccacagggagagagaggtgcTATAGGAGACCAGGGCATCCCCGGACCACCAGGACGCCCTGCCTCCGATACACAGCAGCAAG CGTGGGATTACTTTGGGCCGTTCGGTTTcaaaggagaaagaggagaaaagggCCAGCAGGGGGAGAAAGGTCTTCCTGCCACCATCCCTGGGCGTCCCGGGGTGGACGGGCGCCCCGGAGACCAGGGCCCTCCGGGGCCTCCGGGAAGCT TGGCGAATCTCTTCAAAGGAGCGccgggaggaagagggaggccCGGAAACGCGGGATCCAAGGGACTCAAAG GAGACCACGGAGACTGTCTGTGCAGCAACGCCATCCCGGGATCACCTGGTCCCGCCGGAGCTCGGGGTGACCCCGGGATGACGGGGGAATTTGGTCGTCAGGGCGACCAGGGAGACCAGGGCCGCGACGGGCAGGACGGTTACCCA GGACCTGCGGGACTCAGTGGAGAGCCGGGACCGAAAGGCAAAAAAGGGGATACTCTTGCCGTCACGCAGAAAG GACACGCCGGTGACCGGGGGGATTCAGGGACAGATGGCGAGCCGGGCACTCCGGGTGCCGTCGGCCTAAACGGCCTTCCTGGGTTTCCTGGCAGCCGAGGCCTTCCG GGCGAGGGGGTCAGCGGGAAAAAAGGAGACAAAGGCTACCCGGGTAACCCTGGTCGGCCCGGCGCGGACGGCCTGAGGGGGGAGCCCGGCGCCGACCTTGTGGGCTTCAAAGGTCAGCCCGGTTTACCCGGTGACGACGGCATCCCGGGGTACCCCGGAGTTCAAGGGACACCTGGCGCCCCAG GCGGCTGTAGTCCCGcaggagacggaggacaggTGGATGTGACAG GCCCTTGCGATACTTACCCCGGACCCCCTGGACTGCCTGGGCCTCCAGGACCGAGTGGATTACCAGGGGTCTCAG GTGTTTCTGGGCCAAAAGGATCCCCTGGTCTTCCTGGAGCGTACGGAGATAAAGGGCTGCTGGGTGAACGAGGCAGAGGCGGTGCTCCAGGACCACGAG GCTTCGCCGGCCCCCGCGGAGACTTCGGCGTCCCTGGAACCAAGGGGTCCGTCGGGATCCCCGGGCTGAACGGCGTGCCCGGCCGGTACGGGGACAGAGGAGAGAAGGGTTTCCACGGAGAGGTCCTGGGAGCTTCACCTGGACCGCCGGGGGACCGAGGACCGCCTGGActgcagggggacagagggCTGAACGGAGAACCAGGAAACCCCGGATACGAGG GAATGGTCGGCATGCCCGGTATGATCGGCTTCAAGGGGACCAGCGGACCGTCCGGCCTGCAGGGAGAGGAAGGACGACCAGGTCCGGCTGGGAGGTACGGCTTCCCCGGAGATCCGGGCTTCGCAGGTCAACCCGGACCCCGCGGTGCAGTCGGACAGCCAG GTCTGACTGGAAGCAGGGGGGCTGAAGGAGACCCCGGAGCGCCGGGTCCAGTCGGACTGAAGGGGACTCCCGGAGAGTACGGCAGCATCGGCGCCACTGGAGACCTGGGACCGTCTGGAGATCCGGGATGGTTCGGAGCCAGTGGACGTCCGGGACCTCCGGGAATGAAAG GGAAGAAAGGCTCTCCAGGGATGGGCGGGTTTGAAGGTGTCAAAGGAACCCAAGGCCTTCAGGGCGTCTCAGGGCTGAAAGGACAGGTCGGGGATCCAGGCCAAGCGGGCCCGAAAGGACTCATGGGACAGATTGGAGAGAAAG GCGACCGAGGTCAGCCGGGGCTGCCGGGAGACAAACCCATAATCAATAAACAGATTATTAACACCATGAAGGGAGTCAAGGGTGACACGGGACCTGGGGGAGGTCAAGGTTTCCCTGGACCCAGAG GATTCAAGGGCTTCCCCGGAGTGCCCGGCCTCGAGGGATCCCACGGTCTTCCCGGAGACCCCAGCAGTGTGAAAGGTTACCATGGAGATCCGGGCGCGGAGGGGCTGCAGGGCATCAAGGGAATGCCGGGGCTGACGGGAAACCGAGGAATTATGGGATTTGATGGGATGCCTGGCAACACG GGAGGTAAAGGGAGCCCCGGCGCCTACGGTGCATCGGGATACAAAGGACAGAAGGGTTTTAAAG gtGAAAAAGGTCTTCGCATCGACCTCCCAGGATTCCCAGGACTGAGAGGAGAGCTGGGATTCACAGGGCAGATCG GCGAcccggggctgctgggaacGACTGGTGATCGAGGGACTCCGGGTTTTGGTGGAATAGACGGAAGGAAAGGAGAGCGGGGCGATCCCGGAGGAGCCGGATACCCGG gcTCAGACGGGCAGAGCGGTGTTCCTGGTAACCAGGGTCAAAAAGGCTTTCCGGGAATCCCCGGAAAAGACGGacgtccaggttctcctggtttcCCTGGAGGCAAAG GTTACCCTGGAATTAAGGGTCTGTATGGATTGGACGGATTGAAAGGACAGAAGGGCTTCAGCGGCGCACCAG GTGTAGACAACATCGGATCAACTGGAGTGCCGGGACTTAAAGGACAGAAAGGAGATTTTGGTGATCCCAACAGCCAGCCGGGGGTTCGAGGGACGGTGGGTTTGAAAGGCTTCCAGGGGCCTCAAG GCGACTACGGTCAACCCGGAGCGGCAGGATTTCCGGGCCCCGTAGGACCGGATGGGAAACCAGGACGACCCGGACTGAGTGGAGAGCCGGGCGCTAAAGGATCGCCCGGATTACAAG GTTTCCCGGGATCCAGGGGGAACGCTGGTGTGACGGGTCTGTCTGGAGAAAAGGGTCAGCCGGGATTAAACGGGTTTCCTGGGTTACCTGGTCTAAAAGGATTCAAAGGCGATTATGGTCCAGGGGGATACAGGGGGCTGGATGGCGTGTTCGGGAAAAAAG GTGTGAAAGGAGAACAAGGGTTGATGGGATATCCTGGAGTAACTGGTGTGAAGGGAGAACGAGGACCAGCTGGTCCTAAAGGAAATCCTGGACTGACGG GATTCCGTGGGCAGCCAGGTACGCCAGGCCCTATTCCACTACCCATCAAAATCCCAGGAGAGAGGGGTCTTCCTGGACCGCAGGGCATCTTGGGACCACGTGGGGCCAGTGGGGAACCAGGACCACACGGCCCTCCTGGAGATGCAG GGTTCATGGGACCGATTGGGCAGAAAGGCATGCCTGGGATCAGTGGCACGCCGGGAACGCCTGGATTCCGCGGAGAACTCGGTCAAATGGGCCACAGTGGGCTGCAAGGCATGGAAG GTCGCCGCGGCAGCCCGGGCGTCTCGGGTTTGCCCGGTATGCCCGGGCGCAGTGTGAGCGTGGGCTACCTGCTGGTGAAACACAGCCAGGCGGAGCAGACCCCCATGTGTCCGGTGGGCATGTCCAAACTGTGGGACGGCTACAGTCTGCTGTACCTGGAGGGCCAGGAGAAGGCCCACAACCAGGACCTTG GATTGGCCGGCTCCTGCCTCCCACGGTTCAGCACCATGCCCTTCCTCTACTGCAATCCCGGAGACCTTTGTTACTATGCCAGCAGAAATGATAAGTCCTACTGGCTCTCCACCACCGCGCCGCTTCCCATGATGCccgtggaggaggcagagatcAAACCGTACATCAGCCGCTGCTCGGTGTGCGAAGCTCCGTCCGTCGCCATAGCGATTCACAGCCAGGACATCACGATCCCACAGTGTCCCGCCGGCTGGCGCAGCCTCTGGATCGGCTACTCCTTCCTCATG CATACAGCCGCAGGAAACGAAGGCGGCGGCCAGTCCTTGTCGTCGCCCGGCTCCTGCCTGGAGGACTTCCGCACGACGCCGTTCATCGAGTGTAACGGGGCCAAAGGGACGTGCCACTACTTCGCCAACAAGCACAGCTTCTGGCTGACCTCGGTCGACCAGTCGTTCCACACCGAGCCGGCCGCAGAGACGCTCAAGGCGGGCCAGCTCCTGTCGCGCATCAGCCGCTGCCAGGTCTGCATGAAGAACTTGTGA
- the col4a2 gene encoding collagen alpha-2(IV) chain isoform X4, whose translation MPGQHSRGQSGLSRLLLLCLSVAILASGVHAGGKKHSGPCGGRDCSGGCQCFPEKGARGDPGPLGPQGPQGPPGRPGEAGIEGPKGHKGDQGRGGHVGQKGNVGMTGVPGFSGNDGIPGHPGQAGPRGKPGADGCNGTHGESGLPGESGFDGAPGFPGLAGRKGEKGDTLEMSVYMQRFRGDPGAPGFDGINGPPGLPGWEGNRGFPGPKGPPGPPGPPGPKGTMTKVFKGVKGDQGEIGLPGPPGNATRPHIGPPTDHQQGPPGEKGLKGEKGDLVDNTGETGVMGFPGLRGPSGGVGRAGPRGDSGETGPKGFIGRKGERGEAGELISSGPSWPWSSVGGQAGPLGEQGPQGERGAIGDQGIPGPPGRPASDTQQQAWDYFGPFGFKGERGEKGQQGEKGLPATIPGRPGVDGRPGDQGPPGPPGSLANLFKGAPGGRGRPGNAGSKGLKGDHGDCLCSNAIPGSPGPAGARGDPGMTGEFGRQGDQGDQGRDGQDGYPGPAGLSGEPGPKGKKGDTLAVTQKGHAGDRGDSGTDGEPGTPGAVGLNGLPGFPGSRGLPGEGVSGKKGDKGYPGNPGRPGADGLRGEPGADLVGFKGQPGLPGDDGIPGYPGVQGTPGAPGPCDTYPGPPGLPGPPGPSGLPGVSGVSGPKGSPGLPGAYGDKGLLGERGRGGAPGPRGFAGPRGDFGVPGTKGSVGIPGLNGVPGRYGDRGEKGFHGEVLGASPGPPGDRGPPGLQGDRGLNGEPGNPGYEGMVGMPGMIGFKGTSGPSGLQGEEGRPGPAGRYGFPGDPGFAGQPGPRGAVGQPGLTGSRGAEGDPGAPGPVGLKGTPGEYGSIGATGDLGPSGDPGWFGASGRPGPPGMKGKKGSPGMGGFEGVKGTQGLQGVSGLKGQVGDPGQAGPKGLMGQIGEKGDRGQPGLPGDKPIINKQIINTMKGVKGDTGPGGGQGFPGPRGFKGFPGVPGLEGSHGLPGDPSSVKGYHGDPGAEGLQGIKGMPGLTGNRGIMGFDGMPGNTGGKGSPGAYGASGYKGQKGFKGEKGLRIDLPGFPGLRGELGFTGQIGDPGLLGTTGDRGTPGFGGIDGRKGERGDPGGAGYPGSDGQSGVPGNQGQKGFPGIPGKDGRPGSPGFPGGKGYPGIKGLYGLDGLKGQKGFSGAPGVDNIGSTGVPGLKGQKGDFGDPNSQPGVRGTVGLKGFQGPQGDYGQPGAAGFPGPVGPDGKPGRPGLSGEPGAKGSPGLQGFPGSRGNAGVTGLSGEKGQPGLNGFPGLPGLKGFKGDYGPGGYRGLDGVFGKKGVKGEQGLMGYPGVTGVKGERGPAGPKGNPGLTGFRGQPGTPGPIPLPIKIPGERGLPGPQGILGPRGASGEPGPHGPPGDAGFMGPIGQKGMPGISGTPGTPGFRGELGQMGHSGLQGMEGRRGSPGVSGLPGMPGRSVSVGYLLVKHSQAEQTPMCPVGMSKLWDGYSLLYLEGQEKAHNQDLGLAGSCLPRFSTMPFLYCNPGDLCYYASRNDKSYWLSTTAPLPMMPVEEAEIKPYISRCSVCEAPSVAIAIHSQDITIPQCPAGWRSLWIGYSFLMHTAAGNEGGGQSLSSPGSCLEDFRTTPFIECNGAKGTCHYFANKHSFWLTSVDQSFHTEPAAETLKAGQLLSRISRCQVCMKNL comes from the exons GGTGATCCAGGGCCTCTTGGTCCTCAAGGGCCTCAGGGGCCTCCAGGTAGACCAGGAGAAGCAGGTATCGAAGGGCCAAAGGGCCACAAAGGTGACCAAGGCCGCGGCGGTCATGTAGGCCAAAAAGGAAACGTG GGAATGACCGGCGTGCCCGGCTTCTCCGGAAACGACGGTATTCCT GGCCACCCGGGGCAAGCCGGACCCCGAGGGAAGCCCGGAGCGGACGGCTGCAACGGCACCCACGGGGAGTCGGGGCTGCCGGGGGAATCTGGCTTCGACGGTGCGCCTGGGTTTCCT GGACTAGCGGGGAGGAaaggagaaaaaggagacaCTCTGGAGATGAGTGTGTACATGCAGCGTTTCAGG GGAGACCCGGGAGCGCCAGGATTCGACGGGATAAAT gGTCCTCCAGGACTTCCAGGTTGGGAAGGTAACAGAGGGTTTCCGGGACCGAAG GGCCCCCCAGGGCCTCCAGGCCCCCCAGGTCCAAAG GGTACGATGACCAAAGTGTTTAAAGGAGTCAAAGGAGATCAG GGGGAGATCGGCCTCCCAGGACCCCCGGGAAACGCCACCCGTCCACATATCGGCCCGCCCACTGATCATCAACAG GGGCCTCCTGGAGAAAAAGGTCTCAAGGGAGAAAAAGGAGACCTG GTTGACAACACAGGAGAGACTGGAGTGATGGGGTTCCCGGGCTTACGG GGTCCGTCGGGCGGAGTGGGAAGAGCTGGACCGAGG GGCGATTCTGGTGAAACGGGACCAAAAGGCTTTATTGGTCGGAAG GGAGAAAGAGGTGAAGCAGGAGAGCTGATTTCATCGGGGCCTTCGTGGCCGTGGTCCTCCGTCG GTGGTCAAGCTGGTCCTCTGGGTGAACAGGGtccacagggagagagaggtgcTATAGGAGACCAGGGCATCCCCGGACCACCAGGACGCCCTGCCTCCGATACACAGCAGCAAG CGTGGGATTACTTTGGGCCGTTCGGTTTcaaaggagaaagaggagaaaagggCCAGCAGGGGGAGAAAGGTCTTCCTGCCACCATCCCTGGGCGTCCCGGGGTGGACGGGCGCCCCGGAGACCAGGGCCCTCCGGGGCCTCCGGGAAGCT TGGCGAATCTCTTCAAAGGAGCGccgggaggaagagggaggccCGGAAACGCGGGATCCAAGGGACTCAAAG GAGACCACGGAGACTGTCTGTGCAGCAACGCCATCCCGGGATCACCTGGTCCCGCCGGAGCTCGGGGTGACCCCGGGATGACGGGGGAATTTGGTCGTCAGGGCGACCAGGGAGACCAGGGCCGCGACGGGCAGGACGGTTACCCA GGACCTGCGGGACTCAGTGGAGAGCCGGGACCGAAAGGCAAAAAAGGGGATACTCTTGCCGTCACGCAGAAAG GACACGCCGGTGACCGGGGGGATTCAGGGACAGATGGCGAGCCGGGCACTCCGGGTGCCGTCGGCCTAAACGGCCTTCCTGGGTTTCCTGGCAGCCGAGGCCTTCCG GGCGAGGGGGTCAGCGGGAAAAAAGGAGACAAAGGCTACCCGGGTAACCCTGGTCGGCCCGGCGCGGACGGCCTGAGGGGGGAGCCCGGCGCCGACCTTGTGGGCTTCAAAGGTCAGCCCGGTTTACCCGGTGACGACGGCATCCCGGGGTACCCCGGAGTTCAAGGGACACCTGGCGCCCCAG GCCCTTGCGATACTTACCCCGGACCCCCTGGACTGCCTGGGCCTCCAGGACCGAGTGGATTACCAGGGGTCTCAG GTGTTTCTGGGCCAAAAGGATCCCCTGGTCTTCCTGGAGCGTACGGAGATAAAGGGCTGCTGGGTGAACGAGGCAGAGGCGGTGCTCCAGGACCACGAG GCTTCGCCGGCCCCCGCGGAGACTTCGGCGTCCCTGGAACCAAGGGGTCCGTCGGGATCCCCGGGCTGAACGGCGTGCCCGGCCGGTACGGGGACAGAGGAGAGAAGGGTTTCCACGGAGAGGTCCTGGGAGCTTCACCTGGACCGCCGGGGGACCGAGGACCGCCTGGActgcagggggacagagggCTGAACGGAGAACCAGGAAACCCCGGATACGAGG GAATGGTCGGCATGCCCGGTATGATCGGCTTCAAGGGGACCAGCGGACCGTCCGGCCTGCAGGGAGAGGAAGGACGACCAGGTCCGGCTGGGAGGTACGGCTTCCCCGGAGATCCGGGCTTCGCAGGTCAACCCGGACCCCGCGGTGCAGTCGGACAGCCAG GTCTGACTGGAAGCAGGGGGGCTGAAGGAGACCCCGGAGCGCCGGGTCCAGTCGGACTGAAGGGGACTCCCGGAGAGTACGGCAGCATCGGCGCCACTGGAGACCTGGGACCGTCTGGAGATCCGGGATGGTTCGGAGCCAGTGGACGTCCGGGACCTCCGGGAATGAAAG GGAAGAAAGGCTCTCCAGGGATGGGCGGGTTTGAAGGTGTCAAAGGAACCCAAGGCCTTCAGGGCGTCTCAGGGCTGAAAGGACAGGTCGGGGATCCAGGCCAAGCGGGCCCGAAAGGACTCATGGGACAGATTGGAGAGAAAG GCGACCGAGGTCAGCCGGGGCTGCCGGGAGACAAACCCATAATCAATAAACAGATTATTAACACCATGAAGGGAGTCAAGGGTGACACGGGACCTGGGGGAGGTCAAGGTTTCCCTGGACCCAGAG GATTCAAGGGCTTCCCCGGAGTGCCCGGCCTCGAGGGATCCCACGGTCTTCCCGGAGACCCCAGCAGTGTGAAAGGTTACCATGGAGATCCGGGCGCGGAGGGGCTGCAGGGCATCAAGGGAATGCCGGGGCTGACGGGAAACCGAGGAATTATGGGATTTGATGGGATGCCTGGCAACACG GGAGGTAAAGGGAGCCCCGGCGCCTACGGTGCATCGGGATACAAAGGACAGAAGGGTTTTAAAG gtGAAAAAGGTCTTCGCATCGACCTCCCAGGATTCCCAGGACTGAGAGGAGAGCTGGGATTCACAGGGCAGATCG GCGAcccggggctgctgggaacGACTGGTGATCGAGGGACTCCGGGTTTTGGTGGAATAGACGGAAGGAAAGGAGAGCGGGGCGATCCCGGAGGAGCCGGATACCCGG gcTCAGACGGGCAGAGCGGTGTTCCTGGTAACCAGGGTCAAAAAGGCTTTCCGGGAATCCCCGGAAAAGACGGacgtccaggttctcctggtttcCCTGGAGGCAAAG GTTACCCTGGAATTAAGGGTCTGTATGGATTGGACGGATTGAAAGGACAGAAGGGCTTCAGCGGCGCACCAG GTGTAGACAACATCGGATCAACTGGAGTGCCGGGACTTAAAGGACAGAAAGGAGATTTTGGTGATCCCAACAGCCAGCCGGGGGTTCGAGGGACGGTGGGTTTGAAAGGCTTCCAGGGGCCTCAAG GCGACTACGGTCAACCCGGAGCGGCAGGATTTCCGGGCCCCGTAGGACCGGATGGGAAACCAGGACGACCCGGACTGAGTGGAGAGCCGGGCGCTAAAGGATCGCCCGGATTACAAG GTTTCCCGGGATCCAGGGGGAACGCTGGTGTGACGGGTCTGTCTGGAGAAAAGGGTCAGCCGGGATTAAACGGGTTTCCTGGGTTACCTGGTCTAAAAGGATTCAAAGGCGATTATGGTCCAGGGGGATACAGGGGGCTGGATGGCGTGTTCGGGAAAAAAG GTGTGAAAGGAGAACAAGGGTTGATGGGATATCCTGGAGTAACTGGTGTGAAGGGAGAACGAGGACCAGCTGGTCCTAAAGGAAATCCTGGACTGACGG GATTCCGTGGGCAGCCAGGTACGCCAGGCCCTATTCCACTACCCATCAAAATCCCAGGAGAGAGGGGTCTTCCTGGACCGCAGGGCATCTTGGGACCACGTGGGGCCAGTGGGGAACCAGGACCACACGGCCCTCCTGGAGATGCAG GGTTCATGGGACCGATTGGGCAGAAAGGCATGCCTGGGATCAGTGGCACGCCGGGAACGCCTGGATTCCGCGGAGAACTCGGTCAAATGGGCCACAGTGGGCTGCAAGGCATGGAAG GTCGCCGCGGCAGCCCGGGCGTCTCGGGTTTGCCCGGTATGCCCGGGCGCAGTGTGAGCGTGGGCTACCTGCTGGTGAAACACAGCCAGGCGGAGCAGACCCCCATGTGTCCGGTGGGCATGTCCAAACTGTGGGACGGCTACAGTCTGCTGTACCTGGAGGGCCAGGAGAAGGCCCACAACCAGGACCTTG GATTGGCCGGCTCCTGCCTCCCACGGTTCAGCACCATGCCCTTCCTCTACTGCAATCCCGGAGACCTTTGTTACTATGCCAGCAGAAATGATAAGTCCTACTGGCTCTCCACCACCGCGCCGCTTCCCATGATGCccgtggaggaggcagagatcAAACCGTACATCAGCCGCTGCTCGGTGTGCGAAGCTCCGTCCGTCGCCATAGCGATTCACAGCCAGGACATCACGATCCCACAGTGTCCCGCCGGCTGGCGCAGCCTCTGGATCGGCTACTCCTTCCTCATG CATACAGCCGCAGGAAACGAAGGCGGCGGCCAGTCCTTGTCGTCGCCCGGCTCCTGCCTGGAGGACTTCCGCACGACGCCGTTCATCGAGTGTAACGGGGCCAAAGGGACGTGCCACTACTTCGCCAACAAGCACAGCTTCTGGCTGACCTCGGTCGACCAGTCGTTCCACACCGAGCCGGCCGCAGAGACGCTCAAGGCGGGCCAGCTCCTGTCGCGCATCAGCCGCTGCCAGGTCTGCATGAAGAACTTGTGA